From a single Photobacterium gaetbulicola Gung47 genomic region:
- a CDS encoding hypothetical protein (COG1169), giving the protein MTLSPTLMGLPLALLLLAGCADSRHDTLAELGFTRPYLDGYQDGCFSRKNEPATHLDGFRQDPERMEADHKYAYGWQDGYEQCYADNTDYL; this is encoded by the coding sequence ATGACTCTTTCACCAACATTGATGGGGCTCCCCCTTGCTCTGCTCCTTCTGGCGGGGTGTGCAGATTCGCGTCACGACACGCTGGCTGAACTCGGATTTACCCGACCTTACTTAGATGGATACCAAGACGGGTGTTTCAGCCGCAAGAACGAACCGGCAACGCATCTGGATGGTTTTCGTCAAGATCCCGAAAGAATGGAGGCCGACCATAAATATGCTTACGGTTGGCAGGATGGGTATGAGCAATGCTATGCCGATAATACCGATTACCTGTAG
- a CDS encoding alkaline phosphatase superfamily protein (COG3083): MVSSGNNYKDKVSQLISWGHWFSFFNIIAAMLLGTRYIVHSEWPASLLGQLYLLFSWVGHFGFLVFGFYILILFPASFLIPSQRLMRLFAVLVATTGLTALLLDTHAYETLDLHLSPLVWDLLLSGERTELNARWQYLFITVPVIFLLQLVLSEWLWRKLRKLTRKHVGVPIATVFGICFISSHLMYIWADANLYRPITVQRSNFPLSYPMTAKSFMEKHGLLDREEYTERLNAQGIETSEQLRYPLEKMAFDDPGTGKNLLIVMIDGLRSDMVEAETMPYLSAFASQNIDFENHYSSSNDNTAGIFGLFYGLPSSYINSARSSNARPLLVSTLEQRGYHFGLFGGDNLRQDPIYSDAIFNGLPVEEMTTTDQDAEVVDSWASWLKAQNSEKPWFSYIELTSVQNFEEGGDYSPKFEPSLGSSNISGQNTNLILKNSYRNAAYFIDEQLIRIFDQLVNRQLMDDTIVIITANHGTEFNETGSNSWGANSNYSQYQLKVPMVIHWPGSVSSVSDRLTSHLDVAPTLMESLFNTTTPSSSYSSGNSLFSPSAKRRWILAGNEKDIVMIQPQSTTVIDKYGNYLVYDQDYKRMDSAKPKLSTLMQAMHEMKRFYRAEQ, translated from the coding sequence ATGGTCTCCAGCGGTAACAATTACAAAGACAAAGTCTCTCAGCTTATCAGCTGGGGACACTGGTTCAGTTTTTTCAATATCATCGCCGCCATGCTTTTGGGTACGCGGTATATTGTCCATTCTGAGTGGCCGGCATCCCTGCTTGGCCAACTCTACCTGCTGTTCAGCTGGGTCGGCCACTTCGGCTTTCTGGTCTTCGGTTTCTACATCCTGATCCTGTTCCCGGCCAGCTTCCTGATCCCCTCTCAGCGTCTGATGCGGCTGTTTGCCGTGTTAGTGGCCACCACAGGCCTAACCGCATTGCTGCTTGATACCCATGCGTATGAAACGCTGGATCTTCACCTGAGCCCCCTGGTGTGGGATTTACTGCTCAGCGGTGAGCGCACTGAACTCAATGCCCGCTGGCAATACCTGTTTATTACCGTCCCGGTCATCTTCCTGCTCCAGCTGGTGCTGTCTGAATGGCTGTGGCGCAAATTGAGAAAGCTTACCCGCAAACATGTCGGGGTTCCAATCGCAACAGTCTTTGGGATCTGCTTTATCAGCAGCCACCTCATGTACATCTGGGCTGATGCCAATTTGTACCGCCCGATCACCGTACAGCGTTCAAATTTTCCACTGTCCTACCCAATGACAGCCAAAAGCTTCATGGAAAAGCATGGTTTGCTGGACCGTGAAGAATATACCGAGCGTCTCAATGCCCAGGGGATCGAAACCAGCGAACAGCTGCGCTATCCGCTGGAGAAAATGGCATTTGATGATCCAGGAACAGGCAAAAATCTGCTGATCGTAATGATTGATGGGTTACGTAGCGATATGGTTGAGGCCGAAACCATGCCTTACCTGTCAGCCTTCGCCAGCCAAAATATCGATTTCGAAAACCACTACAGCAGCAGCAACGACAATACTGCCGGGATCTTTGGCCTTTTCTACGGCTTGCCGAGCAGCTATATCAACAGCGCCCGCTCAAGCAACGCCAGACCGCTTCTTGTCAGTACGCTTGAACAACGTGGCTACCATTTTGGTTTGTTCGGTGGCGATAACCTTCGTCAGGATCCGATATACTCCGACGCGATTTTCAATGGTCTCCCGGTCGAGGAAATGACCACGACAGATCAAGATGCCGAAGTCGTGGATAGCTGGGCGTCATGGCTTAAAGCCCAGAACAGTGAAAAACCTTGGTTCAGCTACATTGAACTTACGTCAGTACAGAACTTTGAAGAAGGTGGGGATTACTCTCCAAAATTTGAGCCATCACTGGGTTCAAGCAACATCTCAGGCCAGAACACTAACCTGATATTGAAAAATAGCTACCGTAATGCAGCTTACTTTATTGACGAGCAGTTGATCCGTATCTTCGACCAGCTGGTTAACCGACAGCTCATGGATGACACCATTGTCATTATTACGGCGAACCACGGTACTGAATTCAACGAAACCGGAAGTAACAGCTGGGGTGCAAACAGCAACTACAGCCAATATCAATTGAAAGTGCCAATGGTTATCCATTGGCCGGGCAGCGTTTCCTCAGTGAGCGACAGGCTCACCAGCCACCTTGATGTTGCCCCAACATTGATGGAGTCACTGTTTAACACCACAACCCCCTCATCTTCCTACAGCAGTGGCAACAGTTTGTTCAGCCCCTCGGCCAAGCGCCGCTGGATTTTGGCGGGTAATGAAAAAGACATTGTGATGATCCAGCCACAATCGACCACTGTTATTGATAAATACGGTAACTATCTGGTTTATGACCAAGACTATAAACGGATGGATTCTGCCAAACCAAAGCTGTCAACCCTGATGCAGGCTATGCACGAGATGAAACGGTTTTACAGAGCAGAGCAATAA
- a CDS encoding hypothetical protein (COG3082), producing the protein MPITSKYTNKKVEQIIEDMFDVLEKHDASAELALMIVGNIATNIINADVPASQRKAIADKFAQALQSSVKED; encoded by the coding sequence ATGCCAATTACTTCAAAATACACCAATAAAAAAGTTGAACAAATCATTGAAGATATGTTCGATGTATTAGAGAAGCATGATGCTTCTGCAGAACTCGCGCTGATGATCGTGGGCAACATTGCCACCAACATCATCAATGCCGATGTTCCTGCATCGCAAAGGAAAGCTATTGCAGATAAATTCGCGCAGGCTCTGCAGTCCTCTGTCAAAGAAGACTAA
- a CDS encoding nucleoid-associated protein NdpA (COG3081), translating to MSLTLSNVILHQIVKNENDELEIHLRKQSLDNNTATEDLVSELHRVYSSKGAKGFGHFSDDSEFGHWLKQTRRGELDFLTFSNQSAQRLQAELAKYPFAETGTLVIAEYQSLATDYLFIGLLPTCHSMKVTEQLDISATDYLDVSKMDIVARIDLSSWETDADSNRYLTFIKGRVGRKISDFFLDFLQAEVGLDVKEQNQVLMQAVEDFCADSRMDKEEKQEYRKQVYDYCNSQLQAGDEVTVKELAAELPESEDGTDFYQFTSQQGYELEESFPADRTAMRKLTKFVGSGGGVTINFDGMLLGERIFYDADTDTLTLKGTPPNLKDQLLRRLNSDG from the coding sequence ATGAGTCTCACGCTTTCTAACGTCATTCTTCATCAAATAGTCAAGAATGAAAACGATGAATTGGAAATTCATCTTCGAAAACAATCCCTTGATAATAACACTGCGACCGAGGATCTGGTTTCGGAGCTCCATCGGGTTTACAGCAGCAAAGGTGCCAAAGGGTTCGGCCACTTCTCTGACGATAGCGAATTTGGCCACTGGCTGAAACAGACTCGTCGTGGTGAGTTGGACTTTCTTACATTTTCTAATCAGTCGGCTCAGCGCCTGCAGGCCGAGCTGGCCAAATACCCGTTTGCCGAGACTGGCACACTGGTGATTGCCGAGTACCAATCGCTAGCGACGGATTACCTGTTTATCGGCCTGCTGCCTACCTGTCACAGTATGAAAGTGACCGAGCAACTTGATATCAGTGCGACCGATTATCTTGATGTCTCGAAGATGGATATTGTTGCCCGCATCGATCTGTCATCGTGGGAAACGGATGCAGATTCTAACCGTTACCTGACCTTCATCAAGGGGCGTGTCGGTCGCAAGATTTCTGACTTTTTCCTTGATTTCCTGCAGGCAGAAGTTGGCCTGGATGTCAAAGAGCAGAATCAGGTTCTGATGCAGGCTGTGGAAGATTTCTGTGCCGATTCGCGTATGGATAAAGAGGAAAAGCAGGAATACCGCAAGCAGGTGTACGATTACTGTAACAGTCAACTGCAGGCTGGTGATGAAGTGACCGTCAAAGAGCTGGCTGCTGAGCTTCCCGAGTCTGAAGACGGGACTGATTTTTATCAGTTCACTTCACAGCAGGGCTATGAGCTGGAAGAAAGCTTCCCCGCCGACAGAACGGCGATGCGTAAGTTGACCAAGTTTGTTGGCTCAGGTGGTGGTGTCACCATTAATTTTGATGGCATGCTACTTGGTGAGCGTATTTTCTACGATGCCGATACCGATACCCTGACTTTGAAAGGGACACCACCAAACTTGAAAGATCAGTTACTACGCCGACTCAATAGCGACGGCTAG
- a CDS encoding hypothetical protein (COG1722), whose amino-acid sequence MIVLTSGPARQQRELDTAKAMIRLYCKTLHRGAIMCPECEGLIKYVEHRVEKCRLGNEKPNCIQCKSHCYQPSKRLHFNHVLRWAMPKLAWRRPLQTLKFKIDCLRRGEQVDNSSSSLQQ is encoded by the coding sequence ATGATCGTTCTAACTTCTGGTCCAGCTCGTCAGCAGCGTGAGTTGGATACCGCAAAGGCGATGATTCGCCTTTACTGCAAAACGCTGCATCGTGGTGCCATTATGTGCCCTGAGTGTGAAGGGTTAATCAAATATGTCGAACACCGCGTAGAAAAATGTCGGCTCGGTAATGAAAAGCCTAACTGTATCCAGTGTAAGAGTCATTGTTATCAGCCTTCGAAACGTCTGCACTTTAATCATGTGTTGCGATGGGCTATGCCGAAACTGGCATGGCGGCGTCCGCTGCAAACCTTAAAGTTCAAGATTGACTGCCTGCGCCGTGGTGAACAAGTCGATAACTCCTCATCTTCCTTACAGCAGTAG
- a CDS encoding flavodoxin FldA (COG0716), with amino-acid sequence MANIGIFFGSDTGNTEKVAEKIAAKLALEPQDIAGTSSDIFDDYDVLILGTPTANYGEMQPDWDYFVPEMEEADLTGKKVALFGLGDQIDYPDSFLDAMGELAEMVEEAGGELIGEWPTDGYQFNDSRAVKDGKFVGLALDEDRQPELTDDRVATWLSTLGL; translated from the coding sequence ATGGCTAACATCGGTATTTTCTTCGGCAGCGATACCGGTAACACCGAAAAAGTAGCAGAAAAAATCGCGGCAAAACTGGCATTGGAACCGCAGGATATCGCGGGCACCAGCAGTGACATCTTTGATGATTATGATGTGCTGATCCTCGGCACCCCAACGGCTAACTACGGCGAGATGCAACCCGATTGGGATTACTTTGTCCCAGAGATGGAAGAGGCCGATTTAACCGGGAAGAAGGTGGCATTGTTTGGTCTTGGCGATCAGATTGACTACCCTGATAGTTTCCTCGATGCCATGGGCGAACTAGCGGAAATGGTCGAAGAAGCCGGCGGTGAGCTGATCGGCGAGTGGCCAACGGACGGCTATCAGTTCAATGACTCCCGAGCAGTAAAAGACGGAAAGTTTGTAGGGTTGGCGCTGGACGAAGATCGCCAGCCAGAACTGACTGACGATCGCGTTGCAACGTGGCTATCGACGCTAGGCCTTTAA
- a CDS encoding pyruvate flavodoxin/ferredoxin oxidoreductase domain-containing protein (COG0674,COG1013,COG1014), translating to MSTHPESQSQFVTMDGNEAAASIAYRCNEVIGIYPITPSSPMSEACETWESQQKENIWGQVPRVIEMQSEGGAAGAVHGALMAGAMSTTFTSSQGLLLKIPNMYKIAGELTPFVMHVAARTLATHALSIFGDHSDVMAVRQTGFAMLAAGSVQQAHDFALISQAATLESRVPFVHFFDGFRTSHEINKIKVIDDATLHAMIDSEQVNAFRERGLTPDAPSIRGTAQNPDTFFQAREASNLFYQACSDIVAAKMTQFAELTGREYRPFDYYGHPQADDVIVVMGSASATVKQAVDHQLALGQKVGVITVHLYRPFSLSHLVAVLPTSVARIAVLDRTKEPGALGEPLYLDVLAALQQAVANQQFPHMPSIVGGRYGLSSKEFTPSHAAGIFNAMLEQQIKHPFTVGIIDDITHLSLPQPTAIDIEPAGRLRALFYGLGADGTVSANKNTIKILGENTLLHTQGYFVYDSKKSGGITTSHLRIDPHPVEAPYLIEQADFIACHQFQFINKLEMFERAAPKASLLLNSPHDADTVWQHLPREVQQVIIGRQLKLYVIDAVKLARELGLKNRINTIMQAGFFALSNLMPLDEALGQLKDAIEKSYSKRGPAIVEANHAAVDAAVAHLHAVAIPDEATSIFRRPPVVGENAPDLVKRVSAMMMADKGDQLPVSAFPVDGCWPTATTQWEKRNIAQEVPVWEEDLCTQCNICTLVCPHAAIRAKTVAPGELVDAPEGFKHTDYKQRDFKGQAYTLQVSPMDCTGCNLCTTACPASDKDNPARKAINMVPKQQVIEQQSTNYDYFLQLPEVERIDIKRIDARTSQLLQPLFEYSGACSGCGETSYVKLLTQLFGDRLLIANATGCSSIYGGNLPTTPYAVNSDGRGPAWANSLFEDNAEFGLGMRLALDSKRNNALSLLDSARDIVPADLLDQIREDAFDSSETAVVRQRGNLTRLRAALPYSMRQLDACADDLVAKSNWIVGGDGWAYDIGYGGLDHVLAGGDNVNVLVMDTQGYSNTGGQQSKATPTGAVAKFATQGKTSQGKDLALNMMMHGNVYIAKIALGANMNQTIKALQEAEAYPGPSLVIAYSPCITHGFDMAEGVEHQQLLVDSGLWPLFRFDPRRVAKGRAALQMDSKPAKKDIEELIGREARFTQIKRKDPQRYEQNLNRLRQQVNHKQQLLEQLAQWKPAQDNNE from the coding sequence ATGTCTACTCATCCTGAAAGCCAATCGCAGTTTGTCACCATGGACGGCAATGAAGCCGCCGCATCAATCGCTTACCGCTGTAATGAAGTGATCGGTATCTACCCTATCACCCCGTCTTCCCCGATGTCGGAAGCCTGCGAGACATGGGAATCCCAGCAAAAGGAAAATATCTGGGGCCAAGTCCCTCGCGTTATTGAAATGCAATCAGAAGGTGGGGCTGCCGGAGCCGTGCACGGTGCCCTGATGGCCGGCGCGATGTCGACCACTTTTACCTCTTCGCAAGGGTTACTGCTTAAAATCCCGAACATGTACAAAATTGCGGGCGAACTCACCCCGTTCGTTATGCACGTTGCCGCCCGTACCCTTGCAACTCATGCCTTATCAATTTTCGGCGATCACTCTGATGTAATGGCAGTGCGCCAAACTGGTTTTGCCATGCTGGCGGCAGGCAGTGTGCAGCAAGCCCATGACTTTGCGCTTATCAGCCAAGCTGCGACATTGGAAAGCCGTGTACCCTTCGTTCACTTCTTCGATGGCTTCCGTACCTCGCATGAAATCAACAAAATCAAAGTGATTGATGACGCGACGTTACATGCCATGATAGACAGCGAGCAGGTCAACGCCTTCCGTGAACGAGGCCTGACTCCAGATGCCCCGAGCATCCGCGGTACCGCACAAAACCCGGATACTTTCTTCCAGGCCCGCGAAGCATCAAACCTGTTCTATCAGGCCTGTTCTGATATCGTCGCCGCGAAAATGACCCAGTTTGCCGAACTAACTGGTCGTGAATATCGCCCGTTTGACTACTACGGCCACCCACAAGCCGATGACGTGATTGTGGTGATGGGCTCAGCCTCTGCTACCGTAAAACAAGCTGTTGACCACCAGCTAGCTCTCGGGCAAAAGGTCGGAGTCATTACCGTTCACTTGTACCGTCCGTTCTCGCTTTCACATTTGGTTGCGGTATTACCGACTTCGGTGGCACGTATCGCAGTACTGGACCGCACCAAAGAGCCGGGTGCCTTGGGCGAGCCACTCTACTTGGATGTCTTGGCCGCCTTGCAGCAGGCTGTTGCCAACCAGCAATTTCCGCACATGCCTTCGATTGTCGGTGGTCGCTATGGCCTGTCCTCCAAAGAATTCACACCATCGCATGCGGCTGGCATTTTCAACGCCATGCTAGAACAGCAAATCAAGCATCCGTTTACGGTGGGCATCATCGATGACATCACCCACTTGTCGCTACCTCAGCCAACCGCTATCGACATCGAGCCTGCGGGACGACTGCGTGCACTGTTTTATGGCTTGGGGGCCGACGGAACCGTCAGTGCCAACAAGAACACCATCAAGATCCTGGGTGAAAATACCCTGTTGCACACCCAGGGGTACTTTGTCTACGACTCGAAAAAATCGGGCGGGATCACCACCTCACACCTGCGCATTGACCCTCATCCCGTCGAAGCCCCTTACTTGATCGAACAGGCGGACTTTATCGCTTGCCACCAGTTCCAGTTCATCAACAAGCTGGAGATGTTTGAAAGAGCCGCACCTAAAGCAAGCCTCCTGCTCAATAGCCCACACGATGCTGACACCGTATGGCAGCACCTGCCACGGGAAGTACAGCAGGTGATCATCGGCCGCCAGTTGAAACTGTATGTGATTGACGCAGTAAAACTTGCCCGTGAGCTTGGGCTGAAAAACCGTATCAACACCATCATGCAGGCGGGCTTTTTTGCCCTGAGCAACCTGATGCCGCTCGATGAGGCGCTTGGTCAGTTGAAGGATGCTATCGAGAAGAGCTACAGCAAGCGCGGCCCGGCAATTGTCGAGGCCAACCACGCTGCGGTTGATGCAGCTGTTGCACACCTGCATGCTGTCGCTATTCCGGATGAAGCCACCAGTATTTTCCGTCGCCCGCCAGTGGTCGGCGAAAACGCACCGGACTTGGTCAAGCGTGTCAGCGCCATGATGATGGCCGACAAAGGTGACCAACTGCCTGTCAGTGCTTTCCCTGTTGATGGCTGCTGGCCGACAGCAACTACCCAGTGGGAAAAGCGTAACATTGCCCAGGAAGTCCCGGTCTGGGAAGAAGATCTGTGTACCCAGTGTAATATCTGTACCTTGGTGTGCCCGCATGCGGCCATCCGAGCCAAGACGGTTGCGCCGGGTGAGTTGGTTGATGCCCCGGAAGGTTTCAAACATACCGATTACAAGCAGCGTGACTTCAAGGGCCAAGCATATACCCTGCAGGTATCTCCAATGGACTGCACCGGCTGTAACCTGTGCACCACGGCCTGTCCTGCCAGTGACAAAGACAACCCGGCGCGTAAGGCCATCAATATGGTGCCGAAGCAACAAGTCATTGAGCAGCAGAGCACAAACTATGATTACTTCCTGCAACTGCCGGAAGTGGAACGCATTGATATCAAGCGCATTGATGCCCGCACCAGCCAGCTCCTGCAGCCATTGTTCGAGTACTCCGGCGCCTGCTCGGGTTGTGGCGAGACATCCTATGTCAAACTGCTCACCCAGCTATTCGGTGACCGCCTGTTGATTGCCAATGCAACGGGCTGTTCGTCAATCTATGGCGGTAACCTGCCGACCACACCCTACGCCGTCAACAGTGATGGCCGGGGTCCGGCTTGGGCCAATTCGCTGTTCGAGGACAATGCCGAGTTCGGCCTGGGCATGCGCTTGGCATTGGACAGCAAGCGCAATAATGCCCTGTCATTGCTCGATAGTGCCCGCGATATTGTCCCCGCAGACTTGCTCGACCAGATCCGCGAGGACGCCTTCGACAGCAGCGAAACCGCCGTTGTCCGCCAACGCGGTAACCTCACCCGTCTGCGGGCGGCATTGCCTTATTCAATGCGCCAGCTTGACGCCTGTGCCGACGACCTAGTCGCGAAAAGCAACTGGATTGTTGGTGGCGACGGCTGGGCGTATGACATCGGCTACGGTGGTTTGGACCATGTCCTTGCCGGCGGCGATAATGTCAACGTACTGGTGATGGATACCCAGGGTTATTCCAATACCGGCGGCCAGCAGTCAAAGGCGACGCCAACCGGAGCCGTGGCAAAATTCGCCACTCAGGGCAAAACCAGCCAAGGCAAAGATTTGGCCCTCAACATGATGATGCACGGCAATGTCTACATCGCCAAGATCGCGCTGGGTGCCAACATGAACCAGACCATCAAAGCCCTGCAGGAAGCAGAAGCCTATCCTGGACCGTCTTTGGTAATCGCGTACTCACCGTGCATCACCCATGGCTTTGACATGGCGGAAGGCGTCGAGCATCAGCAACTATTGGTGGATTCAGGGCTATGGCCGCTATTCCGCTTTGATCCACGCCGGGTTGCCAAAGGCCGTGCCGCGCTGCAGATGGACTCGAAACCAGCCAAGAAAGATATCGAAGAGCTTATTGGCCGTGAAGCACGCTTTACCCAAATCAAGCGCAAAGATCCGCAGCGCTATGAACAGAACCTCAACCGCCTTCGCCAGCAGGTAAACCACAAACAGCAGTTACTCGAACAACTGGCCCAGTGGAAACCGGCTCAAGACAACAACGAATAA